Proteins from a genomic interval of Desulfitibacter alkalitolerans DSM 16504:
- a CDS encoding ArsR/SmtB family transcription factor, which produces MKNFSKFSELEQVFKALADVTRLRIVQMVSEKEMCVYDIFQELNISQPAVSHHLKILKQAGLIVGRKKGKWVLYSIDDNRRDFLKLIDWYYDNQELKNKSS; this is translated from the coding sequence ATGAAAAATTTTTCCAAATTTAGTGAGTTAGAGCAAGTGTTTAAAGCTTTAGCAGATGTTACAAGACTAAGAATTGTTCAAATGGTTTCAGAAAAGGAAATGTGTGTATATGACATTTTTCAAGAATTAAATATCAGTCAACCTGCCGTATCACATCACTTAAAAATCCTTAAGCAGGCCGGTTTGATAGTGGGGCGCAAAAAGGGCAAATGGGTACTATATTCCATTGATGATAACCGTAGAGATTTTTTAAAGCTAATAGACTGGTACTACGATAATCAAGAATTAAAAAACAAGAGTTCATAA
- a CDS encoding VanW family protein: MSGIKIEDLRETLTQLEGSLLSGKKLILVHEEHIFIYNLNEVGIYSNKEQLEKKILSLYNDNFLTAIHNFKDIYFNPLEFYFAYEINEELFFSSIHELDSISLPDPVNAHFKYVEGKVTIIDGINGVRFDKEKLIELIQIKDIDNEHVMLEVPVKYITPEITSQKLSQMGINALMAQYSTEFNANLADRTNNLRIATEALNGTIVAPGEVFSFNETVGPRTTERGYRPSPIYVGDNILDGVGGGICQVSSTLYNAVLLADLQIIERRNHSLTVPYVELSRDATVAWGSIDFKFKNTTDSYIYIHGSIEKNKLAVELHGSKYGKTVVLKSEKLSTIPPNRRYIYDASLQADREVIITKGQPGYTSRLIKETYEAGQLIHREIVSTDRYLPTTTVIRRGTS, from the coding sequence TTGAGTGGAATTAAAATAGAGGATCTAAGGGAAACCCTTACTCAACTTGAAGGCTCCCTGTTAAGTGGCAAAAAACTAATTCTTGTCCATGAAGAACATATTTTTATATACAACCTTAATGAAGTTGGAATTTATTCTAATAAGGAACAGCTTGAAAAGAAGATACTCTCTCTATATAATGATAATTTTTTAACTGCCATCCACAATTTTAAAGACATTTATTTTAATCCCTTGGAGTTCTATTTTGCCTATGAAATAAATGAAGAATTATTCTTTTCTTCAATCCATGAACTTGACAGCATATCTTTACCTGACCCAGTTAATGCACATTTTAAATATGTAGAGGGAAAGGTTACAATCATTGACGGGATTAATGGTGTAAGGTTTGATAAAGAAAAATTAATTGAATTAATACAGATTAAGGACATTGATAATGAGCATGTGATGCTGGAAGTACCTGTGAAATACATAACCCCGGAAATCACTAGCCAAAAGCTTAGTCAAATGGGCATAAATGCTTTAATGGCTCAATACTCAACAGAATTTAATGCTAATCTTGCAGATAGAACAAATAATTTGAGGATAGCTACAGAAGCCTTAAACGGCACCATAGTAGCTCCTGGAGAAGTATTTTCTTTTAATGAAACCGTAGGGCCAAGAACGACTGAAAGGGGTTATAGACCTTCACCAATTTATGTTGGAGATAACATCTTGGATGGAGTAGGGGGAGGAATATGTCAGGTTTCATCCACCTTATACAATGCTGTTTTATTAGCAGATCTTCAGATTATAGAAAGAAGAAACCACAGCCTTACAGTCCCATACGTAGAGCTAAGCCGGGATGCAACAGTAGCATGGGGGTCAATTGACTTTAAATTTAAAAACACTACAGATAGTTATATATATATACATGGTTCAATTGAAAAGAATAAGCTTGCAGTTGAGCTGCACGGTTCAAAGTATGGTAAAACTGTAGTTTTAAAATCTGAAAAGCTTTCCACAATTCCGCCAAATAGAAGGTATATATATGATGCCTCGCTCCAGGCTGACAGGGAAGTAATAATTACTAAAGGGCAGCCAGGATATACATCAAGATTAATCAAGGAAACATATGAAGCTGGCCAGTTAATCCATAGAGAGATAGTATCAACTGATAGATACTTGCCAACCACTACAGTAATAAGAAGAGGGACTTCCTAA
- the dsrO gene encoding sulfate reduction electron transfer complex DsrMKJOP subunit DsrO — protein MDISRRRFIKLGGVCALGLGIMPLVSVVAGNNPKFLSDSKALAANKWAMAIDMSKCDYCNDCINACHYSHNVPSINNAKEEVKWLWTEPYKNAFPYQSHEYADAATKNRNFLILCNHCENPSCVRVCPTQATFKRKDGIVMMDYHRCIGCRYCMAACPYGARSFNFSDPRPHIEELNKKYPTRSKGVVEKCNFCDERLAVGLLPACVEACKEGVLVFGDLEDPNSEVRKLLASSYNVTRKTKLGTKPKVYYIV, from the coding sequence ATGGATATAAGTAGAAGAAGATTTATCAAGCTTGGCGGAGTCTGTGCCCTTGGTTTAGGAATAATGCCTCTTGTTAGTGTTGTAGCCGGAAATAATCCAAAATTTCTTTCAGATTCTAAAGCATTAGCTGCTAATAAGTGGGCCATGGCAATAGACATGAGTAAGTGTGATTACTGTAATGATTGTATTAATGCTTGTCATTATTCCCATAATGTACCCTCCATAAATAATGCCAAGGAGGAAGTAAAATGGTTGTGGACTGAACCGTATAAAAACGCCTTTCCCTACCAGAGTCATGAATATGCAGATGCCGCTACAAAAAACAGGAACTTCCTAATACTCTGTAACCATTGTGAAAACCCCTCCTGTGTTCGGGTTTGCCCAACACAGGCCACCTTTAAAAGAAAAGACGGCATAGTTATGATGGATTACCATAGATGCATAGGATGCCGTTATTGTATGGCTGCCTGTCCATATGGTGCAAGGAGTTTTAATTTTAGTGATCCTAGACCCCATATAGAAGAATTGAATAAAAAATACCCAACCAGGTCTAAGGGTGTAGTTGAAAAATGCAACTTCTGTGATGAAAGACTAGCAGTTGGATTGCTACCGGCTTGTGTGGAGGCTTGTAAGGAAGGGGTCCTTGTGTTTGGTGATTTGGAGGATCCAAATTCAGAGGTTCGTAAACTTTTAGCATCTAGCTACAATGTTACACGCAAAACAAAGCTTGGAACAAAGCCTAAGGTTTACTATATAGTGTAG
- a CDS encoding LysR family transcriptional regulator, which translates to MHFTQLETFCAVAKVNSFSKAAKLLHLSQPTISSHIQYLENHYNILLFNRSNQGVTLTEAGKIVYEYAQKILKIQDDMERHLAIMAEVENHMLTVGASSAVGNHLMPCSIWKFNETFANSKIKLIVANSQEILEHVYENNIELGLIDGPIRGSPSDIFVKEIIEDKMVIIAPAKEPWVDLDVISISELIKLPFIIRETGSGVRNNFKAVLDKLSLKFSDFQNTTEMGSMDAIKTAVELGLGLSVIPLKAVEKEVRRGVLTALELKEDKMVYYCKMIYKKQNSKSKIAKRFIHFLASPGTHSYC; encoded by the coding sequence ATGCATTTTACTCAACTAGAGACTTTCTGTGCCGTTGCAAAGGTGAACAGTTTTTCAAAAGCTGCAAAATTACTGCACTTATCTCAGCCAACAATTAGCAGTCATATTCAATATTTAGAAAATCACTATAATATCCTATTATTTAATAGAAGCAACCAGGGAGTAACCTTAACAGAAGCTGGCAAGATCGTCTATGAGTACGCTCAAAAGATCCTTAAAATACAAGATGACATGGAACGCCACCTTGCTATTATGGCAGAAGTAGAAAACCATATGCTCACAGTTGGTGCAAGCTCTGCTGTTGGAAATCATCTTATGCCCTGCAGCATTTGGAAGTTTAATGAAACCTTTGCTAACTCTAAAATTAAGCTTATAGTTGCCAACAGCCAGGAAATACTTGAACATGTATATGAAAATAATATTGAGCTAGGGTTAATTGACGGTCCTATTAGGGGTTCACCATCAGATATTTTTGTTAAAGAGATAATTGAAGATAAAATGGTAATTATAGCACCTGCTAAGGAACCATGGGTTGATTTGGATGTAATATCAATAAGCGAATTAATTAAATTACCCTTTATAATTCGAGAAACTGGCTCTGGAGTAAGGAATAACTTTAAAGCCGTTTTGGATAAACTATCTTTAAAATTTAGTGATTTTCAAAACACTACTGAAATGGGCAGCATGGATGCCATAAAAACTGCAGTAGAATTAGGTTTGGGTCTTTCTGTAATACCTCTTAAAGCAGTAGAAAAAGAGGTGAGAAGAGGTGTGCTTACTGCCCTGGAATTAAAGGAAGATAAAATGGTATATTACTGTAAGATGATTTATAAAAAACAAAATTCCAAAAGCAAAATCGCCAAAAGGTTTATTCACTTTTTAGCTTCACCAGGAACTCATTCATATTGTTAA
- the dsrJ gene encoding sulfate reduction electron transfer complex DsrMKJOP subunit DsrJ encodes MNNSRNIIIGIAVLIILFTYPFWGSFGKSAAAPEVSLDTPAIQALADKNCIEDVEFMRANHMQLLSDWKVSVVREGNRVYVSESGREYAMSLQNTCLECHSNKEQFCDACHTFVDVIPNCWTCHVE; translated from the coding sequence ATGAATAATTCTCGTAATATTATTATTGGAATTGCAGTTTTAATTATTTTGTTCACCTATCCCTTCTGGGGCAGTTTTGGAAAGTCAGCTGCAGCTCCTGAAGTAAGCCTTGACACGCCTGCAATTCAAGCTCTTGCAGACAAAAACTGTATCGAAGATGTAGAATTTATGAGGGCTAATCATATGCAGCTGTTAAGTGATTGGAAGGTGTCTGTTGTACGCGAGGGTAATAGGGTATATGTTTCGGAGAGCGGTAGGGAATATGCTATGAGCTTACAAAATACATGTTTGGAATGTCACTCCAACAAGGAGCAGTTCTGTGATGCATGTCATACTTTCGTTGACGTTATTCCTAATTGTTGGACTTGTCATGTTGAATAA
- the dsrK gene encoding sulfate reduction electron transfer complex DsrMKJOP subunit DsrK, with translation MAKTPKPDQLLNIDYNPPKTGWMETPVDFRPGTWCYPGKAESLTTVGLPNPRKWSPEDEDWKLPENWKQIIMDGLRERLERFRSLKLFMDICVRCGACSDKCHFFIGSGDPKNMPVLRAELLRSIYRKEYTTAGKIMGKMVGARELNEDVIKEWFYYFFQCTECRRCSVYCPYGIDTAEITMIARELLNLIGCNIDWVVTPVANCYMKGNHLGIQPHGLVDSMDFLIENIEDITGITIEPTWNRKGAEILYIPPSGDLFADPGTFGIMGQLMVLHEIGLDYTLSTYASEGGNFGLFTSHEMAKRLNAKMYAEAKRLGVKWILGGECGHMWRVVHQYMDTMNGPADFLETPTSPITGTKFEHAKSTSMIHITEFTSDLIYHNKLKLDPSRNDSIVATFHDSCNPSRAMGLLEEPRYILKHVCNNFYEMPDDTIREHTFCCGGGSGLGSDENMEMRMRGGFPRANAVKYVHKKHGVNMLTCVCAIDRATLPPLMRYWLPQVDVCSVHELVGNALVMEGEKERTENLRFEPLGTEDDE, from the coding sequence ATGGCAAAAACTCCAAAGCCAGATCAGTTACTAAATATTGATTACAATCCTCCTAAAACGGGATGGATGGAGACACCAGTTGATTTTAGACCTGGCACCTGGTGTTACCCAGGTAAAGCAGAGAGTCTTACAACTGTTGGACTTCCTAACCCCAGAAAATGGTCCCCAGAGGATGAGGATTGGAAACTTCCAGAGAACTGGAAGCAAATTATCATGGATGGCCTTAGGGAAAGACTTGAAAGATTTCGCTCTTTAAAATTATTCATGGATATCTGTGTAAGGTGTGGTGCTTGCTCTGATAAATGTCACTTTTTTATCGGTTCAGGAGATCCCAAAAACATGCCGGTTTTAAGGGCTGAGCTGTTAAGATCTATATATAGAAAAGAGTATACTACTGCCGGAAAAATCATGGGTAAAATGGTAGGCGCTAGAGAACTTAATGAAGATGTAATCAAAGAGTGGTTCTATTATTTCTTCCAGTGTACAGAATGCAGACGTTGTTCTGTTTACTGTCCCTATGGTATTGATACTGCTGAGATTACAATGATAGCCAGGGAACTGCTCAATCTAATTGGATGTAATATAGACTGGGTAGTAACACCGGTAGCCAACTGTTATATGAAGGGCAACCACCTAGGAATTCAACCCCATGGCCTGGTTGACTCCATGGATTTCTTAATAGAAAACATTGAGGATATAACAGGAATTACAATTGAACCTACCTGGAACAGAAAGGGTGCAGAAATACTTTATATCCCTCCGTCAGGAGACCTTTTTGCTGACCCAGGAACCTTTGGTATCATGGGACAATTAATGGTTCTCCATGAAATAGGACTTGATTATACATTAAGTACCTATGCATCTGAAGGTGGTAACTTTGGCCTTTTCACATCCCATGAAATGGCTAAAAGATTAAATGCAAAGATGTATGCTGAGGCAAAAAGGCTGGGCGTTAAATGGATTCTAGGTGGAGAATGTGGTCATATGTGGAGGGTTGTTCACCAGTATATGGACACCATGAATGGACCTGCTGATTTTCTAGAGACCCCTACATCACCCATAACTGGAACAAAATTTGAGCATGCAAAATCCACAAGTATGATTCACATTACCGAATTTACATCTGATCTTATATATCATAACAAGCTTAAGCTGGATCCCAGCAGGAATGACAGTATAGTAGCTACATTCCATGACTCCTGCAACCCATCCAGGGCCATGGGTTTGCTGGAAGAACCACGATACATTCTTAAACATGTATGCAACAATTTTTATGAAATGCCTGATGACACAATTAGAGAACATACCTTCTGCTGTGGTGGAGGGTCAGGCCTTGGTTCAGATGAGAATATGGAAATGAGGATGCGTGGAGGTTTTCCAAGGGCAAATGCCGTCAAATATGTCCATAAAAAGCATGGAGTAAATATGCTTACATGTGTTTGTGCAATTGATAGAGCTACCCTGCCGCCACTAATGAGATACTGGCTGCCCCAGGTGGATGTATGTAGTGTACATGAATTAGTTGGTAATGCCCTTGTTATGGAGGGGGAAAAAGAAAGGACAGAAAACCTGCGTTTTGAACCTCTAGGAACGGAGGATGATGAATAA
- a CDS encoding M48 family metallopeptidase, with protein sequence MTSLIFTDIEIKYEISMSNKAKKLRITVKNGNVTVTVPRGVSHEQARQFVETKRDWIKKHVQRHSTQSQAPKRKYAGGEKFPYMGRPLDLITESTLARKVEISIDGDTIKVLIPTFLEKEKWSEIVKQSLILWYKNQARVIFKEKLDYFSKIMGVEYKGFRVKDQKTRWGSCSSRKNINLNWKVILAPVKAIDYVIVHELAHLTYMNHSKEFWQLVAMYVPDYELQKLWLKQNGKFLTIE encoded by the coding sequence ATGACTAGTTTGATTTTTACAGATATTGAAATTAAATATGAGATATCAATGTCCAATAAAGCAAAAAAACTAAGAATTACAGTGAAAAATGGTAATGTGACTGTTACTGTTCCAAGAGGGGTTTCCCATGAGCAGGCTAGACAGTTTGTAGAAACCAAAAGAGATTGGATAAAAAAGCATGTCCAAAGACACAGCACTCAAAGCCAAGCTCCTAAAAGAAAATATGCAGGTGGTGAGAAATTTCCATATATGGGAAGGCCCTTAGATTTAATAACAGAGAGTACACTAGCAAGAAAGGTTGAAATAAGCATTGATGGTGACACTATCAAAGTTTTAATTCCAACCTTCTTAGAGAAAGAAAAATGGTCGGAAATAGTAAAACAGTCACTAATACTCTGGTATAAAAATCAGGCTAGAGTAATCTTTAAAGAAAAGTTAGACTATTTTTCAAAGATCATGGGAGTGGAATACAAGGGATTTCGGGTTAAAGATCAAAAAACAAGATGGGGCAGCTGTTCATCTAGGAAAAATATTAATTTAAACTGGAAAGTTATATTGGCACCTGTCAAAGCAATAGATTATGTCATAGTACATGAACTTGCTCACCTAACGTATATGAACCATTCCAAAGAATTTTGGCAGCTAGTAGCCATGTATGTGCCAGATTATGAGCTTCAAAAACTGTGGCTTAAACAAAATGGGAAATTCCTAACCATTGAATAG
- a CDS encoding RsbRD N-terminal domain-containing protein has translation MTQVPDVLKGLLADKKAIIVSKWFHNLCQEYPDKTVKHLKSGKSQFANPVGHNLRQGLDGIFDQVLEDVDSENFRLNLDRILRIKAVQDFSPSQAIAFIFILKKLIREELQGQLDGEVLYKELAVIEQRIDNIALVAFEIYLQCKETIYQLRIDEVKRKCAILERINMLNQGPAAIEYEGSTQ, from the coding sequence ATGACGCAGGTTCCAGATGTTTTAAAAGGGCTGCTGGCAGATAAAAAGGCCATTATAGTTTCAAAGTGGTTTCATAATCTATGCCAGGAGTACCCAGATAAAACTGTGAAACACCTAAAAAGTGGCAAAAGTCAGTTTGCTAACCCGGTTGGTCATAATCTACGTCAGGGATTAGATGGTATTTTTGATCAAGTGCTAGAAGATGTGGACTCAGAAAATTTCCGCCTCAATCTAGATAGAATTCTTCGAATAAAAGCTGTGCAGGATTTTTCTCCATCTCAAGCCATTGCATTTATTTTTATATTAAAAAAGCTTATAAGGGAAGAACTTCAGGGCCAATTGGATGGAGAGGTATTGTATAAGGAATTAGCTGTCATTGAACAACGAATAGACAATATTGCCCTTGTAGCCTTTGAAATATATTTGCAGTGCAAGGAGACTATTTATCAATTAAGGATAGATGAAGTAAAAAGAAAGTGTGCTATATTAGAAAGGATAAATATGCTCAACCAAGGACCAGCAGCTATTGAGTATGAAGGCAGTACTCAATAA
- a CDS encoding cytochrome c biogenesis protein ResB, translating into MIKFLSSIKLAVILIAALVVTSIIATLNPNVNIYKSIWFRGLILIFTFNLLICSVQRIPVMLGKLFKKLDSQTEFKQYEREISIQDVTVSEIQLRKLLGEKGYRVKEENTTDKLILLANKGFLNLLAPHLLHISLIIVLLGAFLGSFGANDRVMAFVGNQADIPSHVAKGMAIQVNNFQTLYDSNGAIDNWVSDITIFVNGKEVANGTTRVNKPFKYKGVVFYQSSYGYNHLIGISGEEEEYYAIPDKKTFNVGDTLFNIQYLRGGSLIKLYEGRNVIDARYLQQGDTIEFPGGEILEYADINPYTVLAVKVDPGTNVVMVGFILMIISSSMFWSGRYREIHAVLDKKSSKVFVKVVCKNTDIKNQIYTELATKVGEGQ; encoded by the coding sequence ATGATTAAGTTTTTATCTTCAATTAAACTGGCAGTGATTTTAATTGCAGCTTTGGTGGTTACATCTATAATTGCAACCTTAAATCCAAATGTGAACATTTACAAGTCTATCTGGTTTAGGGGCTTGATTCTGATTTTTACTTTCAATTTATTGATATGTTCTGTTCAAAGGATACCTGTAATGTTAGGCAAGCTTTTTAAAAAGCTTGACAGTCAAACCGAATTTAAGCAGTATGAACGGGAGATCTCAATCCAGGATGTAACAGTTAGTGAAATTCAATTAAGAAAATTACTTGGGGAAAAGGGGTATAGAGTAAAAGAGGAAAACACCACAGACAAGTTAATCCTCCTGGCTAATAAGGGTTTTTTGAATTTGCTTGCACCTCACTTACTTCACATCTCTCTAATTATAGTGTTATTAGGAGCATTCCTGGGTTCTTTTGGAGCTAATGACAGGGTAATGGCCTTTGTGGGAAACCAGGCAGATATTCCTTCTCACGTGGCCAAGGGAATGGCTATTCAGGTGAATAACTTTCAGACCCTATATGACAGCAATGGTGCCATTGATAATTGGGTGTCAGACATTACAATTTTTGTAAATGGCAAGGAGGTTGCTAATGGAACCACCAGAGTAAACAAACCCTTTAAATACAAGGGTGTGGTCTTTTATCAGAGCTCCTATGGTTATAACCACTTAATAGGGATAAGTGGGGAGGAAGAAGAGTATTATGCAATTCCAGATAAAAAGACCTTTAATGTTGGAGACACATTATTTAACATTCAATATTTGAGGGGTGGATCCCTAATCAAGCTTTATGAAGGGCGTAACGTTATAGACGCTAGATACCTTCAACAGGGAGATACAATTGAGTTTCCAGGTGGCGAGATTCTCGAATATGCAGATATAAACCCATATACAGTTCTGGCAGTAAAAGTTGATCCAGGGACTAATGTTGTTATGGTTGGTTTCATCCTCATGATCATATCATCGTCAATGTTTTGGAGCGGAAGATACAGAGAGATTCATGCTGTTTTAGATAAAAAAAGCAGCAAGGTATTTGTTAAAGTAGTTTGTAAGAACACAGATATAAAGAATCAGATTTATACTGAATTAGCCACAAAAGTTGGGGAGGGACAATAA
- the dsrP gene encoding sulfate reduction electron transfer complex DsrMKJOP subunit DsrP, whose protein sequence is MIEKAFKEASKCYYGWLLFLLALIGIGFGFYLVQLNQGLTVTGMSRDVSWGLYIAQFTFFVGVAASAVMVVLPYYLHNVKEFGRITVIGEFLAVASVIMCLLFIIVDMGMPMRLFNMILYPTLNSPMFWDMVVLNGYLLLNIVIGWNVLEAERKAVYPPKWVKGLTYVSIPWAVSIHTVTAFLYSGIPGRDYWLTALIAPKFLVGAFATGPALLILICFALKKFAGFDAGREAIKKLSIIVTYAFSITIFLLAVEFFVGFFSQVPGHMYSLQYLFFGLYGHSSLVPFMWVFLILSVLALYLLINPKTRSQDTTLLIACGAVFVAMLIEKGLAFVLAGLVVNPFGRVTEYAPTIPEIFITLGIWAAGIFIISIFYRIVISVKENTGI, encoded by the coding sequence ATGATAGAAAAAGCTTTTAAAGAAGCTTCAAAATGCTATTATGGATGGTTGTTGTTTTTGCTTGCCTTGATTGGCATAGGCTTTGGTTTTTATCTAGTTCAATTAAATCAAGGACTTACAGTTACAGGTATGAGCAGAGATGTTTCCTGGGGTCTTTATATTGCCCAGTTTACATTTTTTGTTGGGGTCGCTGCATCTGCAGTAATGGTTGTGTTGCCTTATTACCTGCATAATGTTAAAGAGTTTGGCAGAATAACCGTAATTGGAGAGTTTTTGGCAGTAGCTTCAGTTATAATGTGTCTCCTATTTATTATAGTTGATATGGGTATGCCAATGAGGTTATTTAACATGATACTATACCCAACACTAAACTCACCTATGTTCTGGGATATGGTTGTACTTAATGGTTATTTGCTTTTAAATATTGTAATAGGATGGAATGTTTTAGAGGCAGAACGTAAGGCAGTTTATCCCCCTAAATGGGTGAAAGGTTTGACGTATGTATCAATACCATGGGCTGTGAGTATCCATACTGTTACGGCATTTTTATACTCAGGCATACCAGGTAGAGATTACTGGTTAACAGCACTAATAGCTCCAAAATTTTTAGTAGGTGCCTTTGCCACCGGCCCAGCTTTACTAATCCTTATCTGCTTTGCATTAAAGAAGTTTGCCGGTTTTGATGCAGGAAGGGAAGCTATTAAGAAACTATCAATTATTGTAACTTATGCTTTTTCAATAACAATATTTTTACTTGCAGTAGAATTTTTCGTTGGCTTCTTCAGCCAGGTGCCTGGTCACATGTATAGTTTACAATACCTGTTTTTTGGCTTATACGGTCACAGTTCCCTTGTTCCATTTATGTGGGTTTTCTTAATTCTATCAGTATTAGCGTTGTATTTGTTGATTAACCCCAAAACAAGATCACAGGATACCACGTTGCTTATTGCCTGTGGTGCAGTATTTGTAGCCATGCTTATTGAAAAGGGTTTAGCCTTTGTACTTGCTGGTCTTGTAGTAAATCCCTTTGGAAGAGTTACTGAGTATGCACCAACTATACCTGAGATTTTTATTACCCTTGGAATATGGGCAGCTGGAATTTTCATAATTAGCATCTTTTACAGGATTGTGATTTCAGTTAAGGAGAATACGGGTATATAA
- the ccsB gene encoding c-type cytochrome biogenesis protein CcsB, whose product MENLQTPIMTVTIAGYTLALLAYVLCFITSKGYLRTAASFLTIAAFAMNTLLLAVRTLLIGTLPLTNLFEFGLFFVWGIAAVFLIIDFKFDMWAVGMFVLPIAIVLLLWLFTLDTSVRPMMPALRSNWLFVHVLTAVVSYGAFAVSFALSLMYLVKEWVLSKNANNTLANALPSLELLDDISYKVIFIGMPFLTIMLVTGAIWAEFSWGSYWSWDPKETWALITWFIYAAYLHVRFMRNWKGRRAAILSIIGFGAVLFTFIGVSYLLPGLHSYV is encoded by the coding sequence TTGGAAAATCTTCAGACACCCATTATGACAGTCACCATTGCTGGTTATACCCTGGCTCTGCTGGCTTATGTTTTGTGCTTCATTACGTCAAAGGGTTATTTAAGGACTGCTGCAAGTTTCCTAACAATTGCAGCTTTTGCAATGAATACACTGTTGTTAGCAGTAAGGACCTTACTCATAGGCACACTTCCTTTAACGAACCTCTTTGAATTTGGACTGTTTTTCGTATGGGGTATAGCAGCAGTGTTTTTAATTATTGACTTTAAATTTGACATGTGGGCTGTAGGTATGTTTGTACTTCCCATAGCTATTGTATTGTTGTTGTGGTTATTTACTTTAGACACCTCCGTGCGCCCCATGATGCCTGCATTAAGAAGCAACTGGTTATTTGTTCATGTACTGACCGCTGTTGTATCTTATGGTGCCTTTGCAGTGTCCTTTGCTCTATCTCTAATGTATCTAGTAAAAGAATGGGTTTTGTCTAAAAACGCTAACAACACACTGGCTAATGCCCTTCCCAGTTTGGAGCTTTTGGATGACATATCTTATAAGGTAATTTTTATTGGCATGCCCTTTTTAACAATAATGCTTGTTACAGGAGCCATCTGGGCTGAGTTTTCCTGGGGGTCCTACTGGTCATGGGATCCAAAGGAAACCTGGGCTTTAATAACCTGGTTTATCTATGCTGCATATCTTCACGTTAGGTTTATGAGAAATTGGAAGGGAAGACGGGCAGCGATCTTGTCAATTATTGGATTTGGAGCAGTTTTATTTACCTTTATTGGAGTGAGCTATTTGCTTCCTGGATTACACAGTTATGTGTAA